In one Granulicella cerasi genomic region, the following are encoded:
- a CDS encoding DUF3168 domain-containing protein produces the protein MLNSGLVSLLNSDEALTSLISGRIYPVLLPESPTYPATTYRTLSAIPTYQFAGSAGMVTTRIEFTAWATDYGTCKAIIEAIRNVLDGFTGALGDGTNVSACLRAGVMTDAFNSDARLYGVSVDYKLTHTE, from the coding sequence GTGCTTAACTCCGGTCTCGTGTCTCTACTGAATAGCGATGAAGCACTCACTAGCCTCATCAGCGGTCGCATCTACCCAGTTCTTCTCCCTGAATCACCCACATATCCAGCGACCACCTATCGCACCCTTTCAGCCATCCCCACGTATCAATTCGCCGGCTCAGCAGGCATGGTCACAACTCGTATCGAGTTCACCGCGTGGGCGACCGACTACGGAACTTGCAAGGCGATCATCGAAGCGATTCGGAATGTTCTCGACGGCTTCACCGGTGCGTTAGGTGATGGCACCAACGTTTCAGCTTGCCTCCGCGCTGGCGTGATGACCGACGCATTCAACTCTGACGCTCGACTGTACGGCGTCTCCGTCGATTACAAGCTGACGCACACCGAGTAG
- a CDS encoding head-tail connector protein: MQKFSLQLVTPPAVEPILLREAKLHLRVDFTDDDDLITALISAARQHVENILNRAIYDQTWCMTLDQFPYAESLRTISPSTRENYFGNGYYFSLCQVFIPFAKVSSINSITYLDGDNQTVMLDASTYVSDLASEPARIVPANGGSWPYPSCYVPGSVKITFTASTYGDGSTVANCPAPIQQAMLLLIGHWYANREAASEKPLTNLPFAVDALLAPYRNLAMAV, encoded by the coding sequence ATGCAAAAGTTCTCCCTACAACTCGTCACACCGCCAGCGGTGGAACCCATCTTGCTACGCGAGGCGAAACTCCATCTTCGTGTGGACTTCACGGATGACGACGATCTCATTACGGCACTCATCTCTGCGGCTCGCCAGCATGTAGAGAACATCCTGAATCGTGCGATCTACGACCAGACATGGTGCATGACGCTCGACCAGTTCCCTTACGCCGAATCACTCCGAACAATCAGTCCTTCGACACGCGAGAACTACTTCGGCAACGGCTACTACTTCAGCTTGTGCCAGGTCTTCATTCCGTTCGCCAAAGTGTCATCGATCAACTCGATCACATACCTTGATGGCGATAACCAGACAGTAATGCTCGATGCCTCCACGTATGTAAGCGACCTTGCCTCAGAACCAGCACGCATCGTTCCTGCGAACGGTGGTTCATGGCCCTATCCCTCCTGCTACGTTCCCGGCTCCGTCAAGATCACCTTCACAGCAAGCACCTACGGCGATGGCTCTACTGTTGCCAACTGTCCAGCTCCCATCCAGCAAGCCATGCTCTTGCTCATCGGCCACTGGTACGCCAATCGTGAAGCCGCTTCCGAGAAGCCACTCACCAATCTTCCCTTCGCTGTAGATGCACTGCTCGCACCGTACAGAAATCTCGCAATGGCGGTGTAA
- a CDS encoding phage head closure protein, with product MNAGSLNRRITIQQQSTSQDAYGQQLASWTDALSTWASIRAATGKEIYAASGFVSELSHIITIRYPAIKVSNAMRVLYDNRIFNIQAVSDPDEGKVQTNLLCLEVDASA from the coding sequence ATGAACGCAGGCAGCCTCAATCGACGCATCACCATTCAGCAACAGTCCACATCACAAGACGCCTACGGTCAGCAACTCGCAAGTTGGACAGACGCATTATCGACTTGGGCTTCGATACGTGCGGCGACAGGCAAAGAAATTTATGCCGCATCAGGCTTCGTGTCGGAACTCTCCCACATCATCACGATCCGCTATCCGGCTATCAAAGTCTCCAATGCAATGCGCGTTCTGTACGACAATCGCATATTCAATATCCAAGCCGTAAGCGACCCCGATGAAGGTAAGGTTCAAACAAACCTTCTGTGCCTTGAGGTAGACGCTAGTGCTTAA
- a CDS encoding HK97-gp10 family putative phage morphogenesis protein has product MSDDFQQLRAKLDRLKRDALVAAERKALRSTGEVIREELMTLAPEQAGKAEGLLAVGELKASFRSYVRIARDDKAASGTEDTVVVMPNTKVTRDVLGWLERGHAGRTKDANRTNPRPFVRAAQDAVETKAVDTYREVMTSEIKKAFNE; this is encoded by the coding sequence ATGTCAGACGACTTCCAACAACTCAGAGCCAAGCTCGACCGACTCAAGCGAGACGCATTAGTCGCCGCCGAACGTAAAGCCCTGCGATCCACCGGTGAGGTCATTCGTGAAGAGTTGATGACACTCGCGCCTGAGCAAGCTGGCAAAGCTGAAGGCTTACTAGCCGTCGGTGAGTTGAAGGCTTCGTTCCGCTCCTACGTCCGCATCGCGAGGGACGACAAAGCAGCGAGCGGGACTGAGGACACGGTCGTAGTGATGCCCAACACCAAGGTCACTCGCGACGTTCTCGGTTGGTTAGAGCGCGGCCACGCAGGACGCACCAAAGATGCGAACCGTACTAATCCCAGACCATTCGTACGTGCCGCTCAAGATGCGGTCGAAACGAAAGCTGTAGACACCTATCGCGAGGTGATGACGAGCGAAATCAAGAAGGCATTTAATGAGTGA